Genomic window (Nicotiana sylvestris chromosome 7, ASM39365v2, whole genome shotgun sequence):
tactttatttcgtcacaaaaatgaaaattacaaaaatattttagtttatgtatctttcatatatttaaataaaaaatatacaaaaatagtaccttatttttatctttagataatcttgaaaatacaaaaaatagtctCACTTTTAATATTTAGTTTTATTTGGTAGTGTTCTaattaattaagaataatttttatatttctatatttttagtCTTATTAGCCCTAAATTCAGGCCCAATAAGATCAAACTCATACTCTCTTAACCTAGAAAAACCTTTCTTAAAAACCTAGGGACCTAATACAAAATAAAGACCTAGGACTaatcagaaaaaaaaacaaaaatatagacCTAGACCCTTAGGAAAAAATGGGGAAAAAGGAACTAAAATGAAAACAAGGCATCAGAAATATGATAAAACCAAACGCCTAAGTCTTGGAAAGGGGGGGAACCGTTTTTGGGGACATCATCAGCCATTTTTCATTTGGAGAACACACAAAAAAAGGAGCGCTGTCATCTTCTTTATGAAGATTTAACACCAAAAAATCCTAGAACCTAGCTCCATCTCCATACCAGCCGCACCCTCACCACCAAAACTCCATCGCCGGACCTCCCTTTACCACGTAACAACCATAAACGAAGCTTCACCTCACACACACCTAAGCTCTTCTTTTTCATTGATAGACCTAAATCCGCCAAGGCTATTTCTTAGCAGCTGCAAAAATAAAGCTCGCTGAAGCTAGCTCTCGCCCTTTACATGGTCTCCGTTGCCGGAGGTGATGGCCGACGACGACCATGACAGTTGCTGCACCTAGCCGTTGCTTGTTACCTTCTTCCCCCTCTACTGTCTTTGTCTAGTCGGAGTCGCACTGTCAATGATGAACGACTAGAAAACAGTCGAGTGTTTTCTTAGCATATGGGGGTTAAAGTGCACAAAATACAACTAGGAGTGTGCAAGCTAGCAAAAAAAAAGATAGTTAATTGACAGCTGTACATATGCGGTCATCTAAGTAGTGGAGAAGCTGTATATACAGCCTTGTATGTAACTAGAAAACTCAGATTTTAGAATACAATTTcaatttctcttcttccttctcaATTCTCTCTCACAATcgaacatggtatcagagcgggcTTTAACTCCGATCTAGCTCCGGCGAGATTCAACTTTACGGCAGGAACATAGAGGCAAAATATAGAGCAAAGGAATACTGAAATTCTGAGCTCAATTTTCAGGGCAGCCATGGCAGAAGATGAAATCAACTCACTCAATCATAATCATCCATTGTTTTTGCAAGCTTGAGATGCTCCTGGATTAGTCTTAATTCTGCTCAAGCTCAAAGGCCCAGAAAATTACACACTGTGGAGCAGGGCGATGAAATTAGCACTCCGAGGAAAGGGCAAGCTTGGATTTGTGGATGGATCGTGTGTAAAAAGTATGTATAAAGGCGCGTTAGCAGAGCAATGGGAAAAATGTAATGCAATTGTTCTATCGTGGATTGGTAGCACTGTTTCAAATGAGTTGATGCCTAGTATTGTCTATGCATCGAATGCAAAGAAGGTATGGGCTGACTTCCAAGAAAGGTTTGATAGGTCAAATTTAACTAGGATATATCATCTTTGGACTGCTATTGCAACCTTGAGACAAGGAACAGACTCGGTCACTAGCTATTACTCGAAGATGAAGGATCTATGGGATGAACTGAACGTCATAGCACCTTTGGCTTCATGTGACTGTGAGGAGTGTAGGCCTTCAGTGGAACTTCTGAAAAACATTCGTTTATTACAGTTTCTTATGGGATTGAACGAGAGCTATGGTAACATTCGAAGTAATATCTAGGCAAAAAGGCCTGTAATTACAATGAATGAAGCCTATGCTATAGTTACACAAGAAAAAAGTCAAAGGACTCTTGGAGTCACAGATACATTGAAAGATCCTCTTACAATGTTGGCAAGTAAAGGTCATGAATTCAAACAAAAAAGGTCAGGATTAATCTGTGATCACTGTGGTTACAAGGGCCATCTAAAGGAAAACTGCTACAAGATAGTGAGATATCTACCAGATTTCAAAAGCAAGAAGAAAGGGCAAAACTCAGGAGGCAAAACTTATGTGAACAATGCAACTAGTGAAGAGAAACATGTGCCAATGCTCCCCACACAAGGAAATTTCTTCACTGAGGAGCAGTACAAACAACTGGTAAACTATTGCAGAAGACTACTACAGATGAGTGTTCCACTAATACTGCAGGTATCTTTACATTAATGTCAAATGCAGGTGTTAGTGATCAAGTTTGGATAGTGGATTCAGGTGCTACTCACCATGTGACACATTGTAAGGATACCTTAAATAACCTTAGAAAAGCAGATCATAAAGCAGATGGAGTACAGTTGCCTACAGGCAGTAGAGCAAAAATTACACATACAGGAAATGCAGTAGTTTTAGGGAATAAAACTATTGAGGGAGTACTGTATGTGCCAAAATTCAAATTCAACCTACTGTCAGTGTCTAAGCTCACTAGGCAATTATGTTGCTCAGTTGGATTTTATcctgatttttgtatatttcagGGTCTCTACAATGGCAAGGTGATGGAGATTGGTAGAGAGAATAATGGGTTGTACCTAATAAGAGAAAATTTGCCAACAACAGCAATCAGTTTTTTGAAGGAACATGGAGAAACGACACTATGGCATCTGAGGCTTGGTCATGCATAAACCAAGGCAATGCAGCATATTTCAGAACTAAAGAATAAAATACAgacaagaaaagaaaacaactgTGAAGTATTTCCCTTAGTAAGACAATGTTGATTACAATTTCCAACTAGTAGCACTAGATCAAGTAGTTGTTTTCAACTCGTACACATGGATGTTTGGGGACCTCATAAGGTACCTACATATGACATAAAGCTTTATTTGTCACAATAGTAGATGATTACAGCAAGTTTACTTGGGTATGCTTAATACAGTCTAAATGTGAAGTGGTTACTTTGATTAAAAACTTTCTTGCAATGATAAAGACTCAATTTGAAGCTGTTGTGAAGATTGTTAGATCAGATAATGGTACAGAGTTTTTCAACTCTCAATGTAATAATTTATTTGCTTCTCTGGGAATTATACACCACAGTAGTTGTCCATACACCCCACAACAAAATGGGGTGGTTGAACAAAAGCATAGGCATATACTGGAGGTTGCAAGGGCCTTGAAATTTCAAAGCTCAATTCCTAAGAGATTTTGGGGTGACTGTGTAAGAAAAGCAGTATATTTGATAAATAAGCTACCTACCAATATCTTGCAAGGAAAATCTCCTTATGAGCTGTTGTTTGGAAAGTCAGCTAGAATAGATCACTTAAGGGTGTTTGGTTGCTTATGTTATGCAAGCAACTTACCTAAAGGTGATAAGTTTACAACTAGAGCTAAGAAGGTTGTTCTCATTGGATACTCAGAAACGCAAAAGGGTTATAGGTTCTATGATTTAGAGAATAGAAATAATTTTGTTAGCAGAGATGTGATCTTTAGGGAGCAGAGTTTTCCTTTTGCAAGGGTTGCTGATTCAGACTATAAAAAGGATCTATTTGCTTCACAACCTCCAGTTGTGGAATCACAAGCTCCTATAATTACAACTCCATCTCAGAACATACAAGTGCCAGTTAATTCAAATGGCACCACAGAGGTGGAGACTGCTGATATGGAGTTGGTCATAGACCATGCAGAATGTAGTGATAATTATGAAACTTCAGATAATTTGGATTCAGCCACAGTTCATGCAGAGTCCCATATACACCATGAGATCCCAGCAGGTGCTTCAGCAAATGAGAATCCCTCTCCTATAATCTTGGAACCAGAAGCCCAGACAAGCATAGAAGAAGCAGGGTCAGAAGCTATTCACTCACAACCACCATCTATAGTGGCACCTCCTAGGAAATCTGATCGACAAGGAAAGGGAAAACCTCTTATATGGCTTAAGGACTACATCACTGAGGCCAAGACACATACAAATACTGTGTACTTTATCTCTAATGTCCTTTTATATGATCATCTATCTCATGCCTACCAGTCATTCCTCAATGTTTTTTCAGTTTTAACTGAACCACAATCCTTCAAAGAAGCTGCAAATGATCCAAGGTGGATAGAAGCCATGGATCAAGAAATCAGGGCACTTGAAGAGAACCATACCTGGGAAGTAGTTGATTTACCAGAAGGAAAGAAACCTATTGGTTCCAAATGGGTGTTTAAGATCAAGTATAAGTCATCTAGTGAGATTGACAAGTTTAAGGCACGGTTGGTAGCTAAAGGATACATACAACAAGAAGGGCTAGACTATCATGAGACTTTTtcaccagttgccaaaatggtaacTGTGAGAACTGTCTTAAGTATAGCAGCCTCAAAGGGATGGAGCCTCTATCAAATGGATGTCAATAATGCATTCCTCCAAGGGGACCTTTATGAAGAAGTCTACATGGTTTTGCCATAGGGTTTTAAATGACAGGGGGAGAACAAAGTCTGCAGGTTGTTGAAGTCACTCTATGGGCTGAAATAGGCTTCAAGACAATGGAATATTAAACTCACAGATGCCTTAGTGGGAGCAGGGTATCAACAGAGTGCATATGATCATTCTCTATTCACCAAACAAATGTCACATGACATTGTGATTATATTGGTGTATGTTGATGATCTCTTGATTACAGGCAGTAGTATCTCCTTAGTAGAAGAGGCCAAACACACATTGTATAACAACTTTAAGGTCAAGGATTTGGGTGAGCTCAGATATTTTTTGGGGATTGAGGTGATGAGATCAGACCAGGGGATATTGTTGAACCAACAAAAATATGCACTGGAATTAATCTCTTCCACAGGCTTGACTGCTGCTAAACCTGCATCTACCCCTATTGAGCTAAATCAGAAATTGACCACTACAGAATATGACAAGCATGTTGGGCACAATGGTGATGAAGAGTTGCAAGATATGTGGAGCTATCAAAGACTAGTAGGCCAGTTACTCTATTTAACCATTACACGGCCTGATATTTGTTTTGCTGTGCAAGTTCTTAGCCAATTCATGCAGCACCCCAAACAATCACACTTAACTACAACACTTCGAGTGGTTAGGTACATTAAGGGGTCACCTGGACTTGGGATTTTCCTCAAGAAAGGTCATATCACCCACCTTTCTGCCTTCTGTGATTCAGACTGGGCAGCTTGCCCAAACACTCGAAGATTGATCACTGGATATGCTGTCAAGCTTGGAGATTCCTTATTGTCGTGGAAGTCAAAGAAGCAGCAGACAGTGAGTTGTAGCTCAGCTGAAGCTGAATATAGAAGCCTTGCTGCAGTAACAGCTGAAGTTACTTGGCTTGTTGGATAGCTGCAAGAATTGAGTATTGAAATACATCAGCCTGTTGATGTCTATTGTGATAGTAAAGCTGCACTTCAAATAGTAGCAAATCCCATTTTTCATGAACGAACAAAGCACATTGAGATAGATTGTCACTTTGTTCGAGAAAAAATCAAGTCTGGCTTGCTTGCTCCTCATCACATTTCGACCAAACTTCAGTTGGCTGATCTCTTGACAAAGGGACTTGGTGTTGCTCAACATTCCTTCCTTCTTTCCAAGCTTGGAGTGTTTGATGCTTTCCACCCTCCAGCTTGAGGGAGAGTCTTAGCATATGGGGTTTAAAGTGCACAAAATACAACTAGGAGTGTGCAagctagcaaaaaaaaaaagatagttaATTGACAGCTATACATATGTTGTCATCTAAGTAGTGGAGAAGCTGTATATACAGCCTTGTATGTAACGAGAAAACTCAGATTTTAGAATACAATTTcaatttctcttcttccttctcaATTCTCTCTCACAATCGAACATGTTTCATAACCATTATTCTCGTGCGATTTACTTCTATGTCAGATGAGTTTAGATCTAACAAGTTCTGGATTTTGTAACGTTTTGCGCCGAGTTTAGCCGGAATCAGTTCTTTGGCGATTCCTACGTGTGTGTCGTTTGACTGTTGCTCCAGTGTCGTCATCGTTGTGGTAGTGGCGTCATTGACTCTGGCGAGTTTCGAGGTCTGGACCGTAATTCCGTTCGAGGTCTCCATTTTTGGTCCGGTTAACAGTGACTAATCCCGTTTCGACGAAGGTGCAATGTGAGATTtacttttttcattttgttttgttATGTTACAACATTTATGAATGGTTTTTGTTCAGCTGTTGCTCTTGCTTATCTTTCATTATGTAGTCCTAGTTAACTTGGTTTATTTTGCCATGGGTTGATCTACGGATTCACGCTTGAGCTGACCATTTACTGCTTGGTATGGTTACATATTGATCTGCCATCTTCCTTCTTTAGAGTTAATACATATGAATCATGTTTAATTTAAAGGAAGTTTAGGTTGGTAGTAGTTGTTTGTAATTATTCATGTCACTGTTTATTTCCTTGATTGATAGGGATGAGAACTTTAATCTTAGTTTGAGTTAATTAAGAAGGAAAATAGGGCAATAGAGGGGGAACAGTAGGCGTAAATATTTTACATAAACTTTAGATTTTCACAAGCAATCTCAAACGCATGGGAGTTAAACAACTTTGAAcattcgtagcttgctttaggcacgtaattaaaTCACCACaactacgggtatggttcccatGGCGTGGTTGTGATatttaatttcaaattagtttttaaaatgaatatccgtagttcacttagttgaatactttttctttaataaaattgaggtgtgTCATCCAATCACCTAGTCTATGACCCTCACATCGATATCttaactagtgtagaaaatgcCTTAAActtttgtagtttgctttaggcacgtttaattaaataaattgttatagctacgggtacggttcccgtgacatagctATGATGCCTAATTTCTAAATCCGGGGGTATATTTATGCGACCCAGCCATAATTtaatttttgataaaataaacacgttgtggatcgtgggtacggttcccgtgacgtgatTCGCAAACGTGTAATCAATAATTAGTTGTAAAacaattggattattaaaagcggtttaaaaggaataaaatacaCATAGGTTTTTAAATATGTACTTAATCAGAAAAATACgacaataataatagttgagcgaccgtgctaaaaccacggaacccgggaatgcctaacaccttctcccgggttaatagaattccttacccggatttctgtgttcgtggactgtaaaacagagtcaatctttcctcgattggGGATTttactggtgacttgggacaccataaattatcccaagtggcgactctgaacaataaataaataatcacgtctagattgtcacttaaattggaaaaaaatccCCTATACTCCTTCTCGGGGtaagaaaaaggaggtgtaacaagCTGCATgaaagaaggtagcaacagttacgagattggaaggattcagGCTACAAGTCGTGGCGTGAGAAaaaggcctaaaggggggaataccctagactttggatttatttacaGAACAACTAtctaaatggcaaggagagtattaaggtattcacaagagctataagttatgaaaataataagagcatcagtcaacattcgaggatgaatgttccaaaggggggaataatgttacgccccgcaatattatgtcgatattgcgtcccgtagtattatattacgataatgttacatcctgcagtattatattacgatgatgttaaatcctgcagtattatattacgatgatgttacgccttgcagtattacattacggtgatgttacgctttgtagtattaaattacgacgatgttgcaccctgtagtattgtacgttgaatttgtcgtaaagtaattgacatcagtccaaggaaaagattatttggagattataaggattatgctatttcacaagtgatgagtaaattcgtaaagatgaaaggggaagcaagtcaaagaaaaaaaaatcgtctaagtttggcatgttgggataataTACGGGCTGAGCgctaatacccgatatttatggactagtaccatacaaaatgccatatgaccatgatagtatgatatatataagggaattaaaaataagtagaattttaagtaatttaagacaattcttaattatacgggtaattggttaattaccgggtaccAGGACTTTAtctaattaattggggatatagtGGATAAGTATTTAACAAGTATGAGATGGCCGCCTCTCCTTCAATTTAAAATGACTCATAAGTCATTACTAATAGGTGGCATGAAAATGGGAAAGATGTCACGCCTAGGGTGACACCAATCTTCCAACGAGGGACCCACCTAAACTAAAGATAACAATCTCCACAAATTAGAATTCATTTACTACACTTCTTCTGAAAGAGTCCATGAAATTTTagaaaaaatatgtttcaaactTTATAGTCCAACAAGATGTTCTTACATAGAAATCACGTTCAAACAATCTAATATGCAAATGCATAATATATAACATATAAGTTGCGCCCAAGATTTCAAATtaacgtgagattttgcaatattaatgaagtaaggtgtaatatttctcaagagaatcgactcaggtatgttaaggctatcccttctttcttttgacatgatccatacgatataaacgaaacgagcaaatgcacaactttcacaaatgactctatttatagaagtatTAGAAATGACTACGTTCTT
Coding sequences:
- the LOC138873795 gene encoding uncharacterized protein, whose amino-acid sequence is MKLALRGKGKLGFVDGSCVKSMYKGALAEQWEKCNAIVLSWIGSTVSNELMPSIVYASNAKKVWADFQERFDRSNLTRIYHLWTAIATLRQGTDSVTSYYSKMKDLWDELNVIAPLASCDCEECRPSVELLKNIRLLQFLMGLNESYGNIRSNI
- the LOC138873796 gene encoding uncharacterized mitochondrial protein AtMg00810-like, with amino-acid sequence MSHDIVIILVYVDDLLITGSSISLVEEAKHTLYNNFKVKDLGELRYFLGIEVMRSDQGILLNQQKYALELISSTGLTAAKPASTPIELNQKLTTTEYDKHVGHNGDEELQDMWSYQRLVGQLLYLTITRPDICFAVQVLSQFMQHPKQSHLTTTLRVVRYIKGSPGLGIFLKKGHITHLSAFCDSDWAACPNTRRLITGYAVKLGDSLLSWKSKKQQTLQELSIEIHQPVDVYCDSKAALQIVANPIFHERTKHIEIDCHFVREKIKSGLLAPHHISTKLQLADLLTKGLGVAQHSFLLSKLGVFDAFHPPA